A genomic window from Glycine max cultivar Williams 82 chromosome 17, Glycine_max_v4.0, whole genome shotgun sequence includes:
- the LOC100783249 gene encoding cytochrome P450 77A1 → MHHSSLTLFSSLTMQATDIILLGLGLLFVRWWWRRWSTTGGGPKNLPPGPPGWPIVGNLFQVILQRRHFIYVIRDLRKKYGPIFSMQMGQRTLIIVSSAELIHEALIQRGPLFASRPRDSPIRLIFSMGKCAINSAEYGPLWRTLRKNFVTEMITPLRIKQCSWIRKWAMEAHMKRIQQEAREQGFVQVMSNCRLTICSILICICFGAKIEEKRIKSIESILKDVMLITLPKLPDFLPVFTPLFRRQVKEAKELRRRQVELLAPLIRSRKAFVEGNLLELGNHYDMASPVGAAYVDSLFNLEVPGRGRLGEEELVTLVSEIISAGTDTSATAVEWALLHLVMDQDIQERLYKEIVECVGKDGVVTESHVEKMPYLSAVVKETFRRHPPSHFVLSHAATEETELGGYTVPKEASVEFYTAWLTENPDMWEDPNEFRPERFMSGDGVEVDVTGTKGVRMMPFGVGRRICPAWTLGILHINLLLAKMVQAFHWLPNPNAPPDPTETFAFTVVMKNPLKPLIVPRSI, encoded by the coding sequence ATGCACCACTCTTCCCTCACACTCTTCAGTTCATTAACAATGCAGGCAACAGACATTATTCTGCTGGGCCTGGGCTTGCTCTTCGTCCGCTGGTGGTGGCGGCGCTGGTCCACCACCGGCGGCGGCCCGAAGAACCTCCCTCCAGGCCCTCCCGGGTGGCCCATCGTTGGTAACCTCTTCCAAGTGATCCTGCAGCGCCGTCACTTCATTTACGTGATCCGCGATTTACGTAAAAAATACGGCCCAATCTTCAGCATGCAGATGGGCCAGCGCACGCTGATCATCGTGAGCAGCGCGGAGCTAATCCACGAGGCACTGATCCAGCGAGGCCCATTGTTCGCGAGCAGGCCCAGAGACTCCCCCATCCGGCTGATCTTCAGCATGGGGAAGTGCGCCATCAACTCCGCCGAGTACGGCCCTCTCTGGCGCACCCTGAGGAAGAACTTCGTGACCGAGATGATCACCCCCCTGAGGATAAAACAGTGCAGCTGGATACGAAAATGGGCCATGGAGGCCCACATGAAAAGGATCCAACAAGAGGCCCGCGAGCAAGGGTTCGTCCAAGTGATGAGCAACTGCAGGCTCACCATATGCAGCATCCTCATCTGCATCTGCTTCGGCGCCAAGATCGAGGAGAAAAGAATCAAAAGCATAGAGAGCATTCTGAAGGATGTCATGCTCATCACGCTTCCCAAGCTTCCCGATTTTTTACCGGTTTTCACTCCGTTGTTCCGGCGTCAGGTGAAGGAAGCTAAGGAGTTAAGGAGGAGGCAGGTGGAGCTGCTGGCGCCGTTGATAAGGAGCAGAAAGGCTTTCGTGGAGGGGAATTTGTTGGAGCTGGGAAATCATTATGACATGGCGAGTCCCGTTGGTGCTGCTTACGTGGACTCCCTGTTTAATTTGGAGGTGCCTGGACGAGGACGCTTGGGGGAGGAGGAGCTCGTGACGCTCGTGTCGGAGATTATCAGCGCCGGCACCGACACCAGCGCCACCGCGGTAGAGTGGGCGCTGCTTCATTTGGTGATGGATCAAGACATTCAAGAGAGGTTGTATAAGGAGATAGTGGAGTGTGTGGGGAAGGATGGTGTGGTTACGGAGAGTCACGTGGAGAAGATGCCTTATTTGAGCGCCGTCGTGAAGGAGACTTTCCGGCGACACCCACCGAGCCACTTTGTGTTGTCGCATGCCGCCACGGAGGAGACGGAGCTGGGTGGGTATACGGTTCCGAAGGAGGCGAGCGTGGAGTTTTACACGGCGTGGTTGACGGAGAATCCGGATATGTGGGAGGATCCGAATGAGTTCAGACCAGAGAGGTTTATGAGTGGGGATGGGGTTGAGGTTGACGTGACGGGGACCAAAGGGGTGAGGATGATGCCATTTGGTGTAGGGAGGAGGATTTGTCCAGCGTGGACTCTGGGGATTTTGCATATAAATTTGTTGCTGGCCAAGATGGTGCAGGCTTTCCACTGGTTGCCCAATCCCAACGCTCCACCCGACCCGACTGAGACCTTCGCTTTCACTGTTGTCATGAAAAACCCTCTCAAGCCACTTATTGTGCCTCGATCCATTTAA